The Vibrio agarivorans genome window below encodes:
- the rseP gene encoding sigma E protease regulator RseP, which translates to MTGILWNFASFIVALGILVAVHEFGHFWVARRCGVKVETFSIGFGKSIWSRVGKDGTEYNISIIPLGGYVKMLDGRVDDVPADQQAFAFDKKPLWKRASIVAAGPAFNFAFAVFAYWLVFLIGVPAVKPVVGEVTPHSIAAEAGLQPGMELIEVSGVKTRDWESVNMGLIAHIGDGSMTLTVTSPEQVGANQVKTLDLSTWEFNPEKESALTSLGFRPYSPEIQPILTSVSEDGAAAKAGLRVGDEIVAVDTVENPTWEQVVLAIQASANTPIELSVISEGQQASYTLVPDAREGRDGSQVGFAGIVPKVSEWPESYRFDLQYGVFDSIGKAFEKTGQVINLTVTMLKKLVVGDVGLNNLSGPISIAQGAGATADYGLVYFLGFLALISVNLGIINLVPLPMLDGGHLMFFAVEAVTRRPVPEKIQEMGYRIGGMIIFALMAVAIFNDFARL; encoded by the coding sequence ATGACTGGTATTTTGTGGAACTTTGCCTCATTCATTGTTGCTTTAGGTATTTTGGTAGCAGTGCATGAGTTTGGTCACTTTTGGGTGGCACGCCGATGTGGAGTCAAAGTAGAAACCTTTTCTATTGGCTTTGGTAAGTCAATTTGGTCTCGAGTCGGCAAGGATGGCACGGAATACAATATTTCGATTATCCCGCTTGGTGGTTACGTAAAAATGCTCGACGGGCGCGTCGATGATGTTCCTGCCGATCAACAAGCTTTCGCGTTTGACAAGAAACCACTTTGGAAACGCGCCTCTATTGTCGCAGCAGGCCCTGCATTTAACTTTGCTTTTGCTGTCTTTGCCTATTGGTTAGTTTTCCTTATTGGTGTACCGGCTGTTAAGCCTGTTGTTGGCGAAGTGACTCCTCATTCGATCGCAGCTGAAGCAGGTTTGCAGCCAGGCATGGAACTTATCGAAGTTTCAGGCGTCAAAACGCGAGATTGGGAATCAGTTAACATGGGTCTGATTGCGCATATTGGTGATGGTTCAATGACATTGACTGTCACATCACCAGAGCAAGTTGGCGCAAATCAGGTTAAGACGTTGGATTTGAGTACCTGGGAATTTAACCCTGAAAAAGAATCTGCGCTGACATCACTTGGATTTAGACCTTACTCTCCTGAGATTCAACCTATATTAACCAGCGTTTCGGAAGACGGCGCAGCGGCCAAAGCAGGCCTGCGTGTCGGTGATGAGATTGTCGCGGTTGATACGGTTGAAAACCCAACGTGGGAGCAAGTTGTACTCGCGATACAAGCGAGTGCGAATACTCCGATTGAGCTTTCTGTTATCAGTGAAGGACAACAAGCCAGCTACACATTAGTGCCAGATGCGCGTGAAGGGCGTGATGGTTCGCAAGTCGGTTTTGCTGGAATCGTACCTAAGGTCTCAGAATGGCCAGAAAGCTATCGCTTCGATCTTCAATATGGTGTATTTGATTCTATTGGCAAAGCATTCGAGAAAACCGGTCAGGTGATTAACTTGACGGTCACTATGTTGAAGAAACTCGTAGTGGGTGATGTTGGTTTAAACAACCTAAGTGGACCGATTTCAATTGCACAAGGTGCAGGAGCAACCGCCGATTACGGCTTGGTGTATTTCCTTGGTTTCCTCGCACTGATAAGTGTTAACTTGGGGATTATTAATTTAGTGCCACTGCCAATGCTTGATGGTGGTCACTTGATGTTCTTCGCTGTTGAGGCTGTGACACGACGTCCAGTGCCAGAGAAGATTCAAGAAATGGGCTATCGTATTGGCGGAATGATTATTTTCGCTCTGATGGCAGTGGCAATATTTAACGATTTTGCTCGCCTATAA
- a CDS encoding OmpH family outer membrane protein, which produces MKSMIKAAGLSLVVLTSSVFAHAAEAAQKVGYINTAQVFQELPQREATLQKLQEEFKDRADELKAIEANARTKMEKLQRDGELMSQAQVEEARMEIAQLENEFRLKGQSLEKATARREAEEKQKLFMLIQDAVEKVSKSEGYDMIIDIQAVSYAKPEYNISEKVIKAIK; this is translated from the coding sequence TTGAAATCAATGATTAAAGCGGCTGGTCTTAGCCTAGTAGTTCTAACTTCTTCTGTATTCGCACACGCAGCGGAAGCGGCGCAAAAAGTCGGTTACATCAATACAGCACAAGTATTTCAAGAGTTGCCTCAACGTGAAGCAACACTGCAAAAGCTTCAAGAGGAGTTTAAAGACCGCGCAGATGAGCTAAAAGCGATTGAAGCGAACGCGCGTACTAAGATGGAAAAACTTCAGCGTGATGGTGAGCTAATGAGCCAAGCGCAAGTAGAAGAAGCGCGCATGGAAATTGCTCAACTTGAGAACGAATTCCGTCTAAAAGGCCAGTCACTTGAAAAAGCAACGGCTCGTCGTGAAGCAGAAGAAAAGCAAAAACTCTTTATGTTGATCCAAGACGCGGTTGAGAAAGTGTCTAAGAGCGAAGGTTACGATATGATCATTGATATCCAAGCAGTGTCTTACGCGAAACCTGAATACAACATTTCAGAAAAAGTTATCAAGGCAATCAAGTAA
- a CDS encoding phosphatidate cytidylyltransferase has translation MKQRIITALILAPLVILGIFFLPLAYFVSAITIVSLLGFWEWTQFVNTQSRILAMIPPVVATALSFLLLPFDAASLNELDAGHSAVLAIGSVWWIVASGLALTYPKSSATWSGSVVLRHLFGILTLIPFLWSIIILRADSIVETPYYGSKLVLFVCFIVWAADSGAYFAGRAFGRRKMAPHVSPNKTIEGLIGGIVTAFIVAIAAAKGFELEFASMTTMLIITFFTVTISVLGDLVESMFKRVSGIKDSSNLIPGHGGILDRVDSLTAAFPVFAFLYYVF, from the coding sequence TTGAAGCAAAGAATAATTACCGCGTTGATACTCGCTCCTCTTGTCATTTTGGGCATCTTCTTTTTGCCTCTGGCCTATTTTGTATCCGCTATTACCATCGTATCGTTATTGGGTTTTTGGGAATGGACACAGTTCGTCAATACTCAGTCACGCATTCTTGCCATGATCCCTCCTGTTGTGGCGACCGCGCTATCGTTTTTGTTACTCCCTTTTGATGCCGCGAGCCTCAATGAACTGGATGCTGGTCATTCGGCTGTATTAGCCATTGGCTCTGTATGGTGGATAGTGGCTTCAGGCCTCGCGTTGACTTACCCTAAATCGAGCGCAACCTGGTCTGGCTCTGTCGTTCTGCGCCATCTATTTGGCATACTGACACTGATTCCATTCCTTTGGAGTATCATCATTCTCCGCGCTGATAGCATTGTTGAAACGCCATACTACGGCTCAAAACTTGTGCTGTTTGTATGCTTTATTGTTTGGGCCGCCGATAGCGGTGCTTACTTTGCAGGACGTGCTTTTGGTCGCCGTAAAATGGCCCCGCATGTGAGCCCAAATAAAACCATCGAAGGTTTAATTGGTGGTATTGTTACGGCCTTTATTGTCGCTATTGCCGCGGCAAAGGGCTTTGAACTTGAATTTGCTAGCATGACGACCATGCTTATCATTACCTTCTTTACAGTGACTATTTCTGTATTAGGTGATTTGGTCGAAAGTATGTTTAAGCGTGTTTCTGGCATTAAAGACAGCAGCAACCTTATCCCTGGCCACGGTGGCATTCTGGACCGCGTTGACAGCCTTACCGCTGCGTTCCCGGTTTTTGCTTTCCTATATTACGTATTCTAA
- the ispC gene encoding 1-deoxy-D-xylulose-5-phosphate reductoisomerase, whose protein sequence is MRKLTILGATGSIGASTFKVIENNPSAYSVVAIAAGSNYPKMLELCLKWQPKYAVMADKEAALKLEQLLAQHQLKIEVLAGVEGLVEVSTLKEIDTVMAAIVGAAGLVPTLAAVKAGKRILLANKEALVMSGQVFIDAVQQSGAELLPVDSEHNAIFQCLNTDMQTRMGHCDLAENGVSQILLTGSGGPFRYSDIDTLDSVTPAQAIAHPNWSMGPKISVDSATMMNKGLEYIEAKWLFNASREQLKVIIHPQSVIHSMVQYNDGSVLAQMGEPDMATPIACAMAYPERVPSGVAPLDFTKVGELTFLEPDYNRYPCLKLAIDACYEGQHATTALNAANEIAVDAFLNEQIKFTDIARLNALVLNKACAMNRLSSSYDLESLIELDRMARTIAIESLREL, encoded by the coding sequence ATGAGAAAGCTAACGATTCTTGGCGCGACAGGCTCTATTGGCGCCAGTACCTTCAAAGTAATTGAAAATAACCCTTCTGCTTATTCTGTAGTAGCGATTGCTGCTGGCTCAAATTACCCAAAAATGCTCGAACTTTGCCTAAAGTGGCAGCCTAAGTATGCTGTGATGGCGGACAAAGAGGCGGCCTTAAAGCTGGAGCAACTGCTTGCGCAGCATCAGCTCAAAATTGAAGTTCTTGCAGGTGTGGAAGGCTTAGTCGAGGTCTCGACACTCAAAGAAATCGACACGGTTATGGCGGCGATTGTTGGCGCGGCAGGGCTTGTTCCAACTCTTGCGGCGGTCAAAGCAGGTAAGCGTATCTTGCTCGCCAACAAGGAAGCCTTGGTGATGTCTGGTCAGGTGTTTATTGACGCAGTGCAGCAATCGGGTGCCGAGCTGTTACCCGTAGACAGTGAACACAATGCGATTTTCCAATGTCTCAATACCGATATGCAAACCCGCATGGGGCATTGTGACCTAGCCGAGAATGGCGTTAGCCAGATTCTATTGACAGGTTCTGGTGGCCCATTCCGTTATTCAGATATCGATACGCTAGATAGCGTGACACCTGCTCAGGCTATTGCGCACCCGAATTGGTCAATGGGACCGAAAATTTCGGTTGATTCAGCAACTATGATGAACAAGGGCCTTGAGTATATTGAAGCTAAGTGGCTATTTAATGCTTCTCGAGAACAGCTTAAGGTCATTATTCACCCTCAGTCGGTTATCCACTCCATGGTGCAGTATAACGACGGCTCGGTGCTTGCGCAGATGGGAGAGCCAGATATGGCCACGCCTATCGCTTGTGCGATGGCCTATCCCGAACGTGTTCCTTCTGGTGTTGCACCACTAGATTTTACTAAAGTCGGTGAGTTAACTTTCCTTGAGCCAGATTACAACCGTTATCCGTGTTTGAAGCTCGCGATAGACGCCTGTTACGAAGGGCAACATGCAACAACGGCGCTCAATGCAGCCAATGAAATTGCAGTAGACGCCTTTTTAAATGAGCAGATCAAATTCACCGATATTGCTCGCCTGAATGCATTGGTATTGAACAAAGCCTGTGCAATGAATCGACTCTCTAGCAGCTATGACTTGGAAAGCTTGATAGAGCTAGATAGAATGGCTCGAACAATCGCGATTGAATCACTACGAGAACTGTAG
- the bamA gene encoding outer membrane protein assembly factor BamA, translated as MAMKKTLLATLLATSLSANGAEGFVVQDIQIEGLQRVALGAALLNMPVRVGDEVGEQDVADIIRSLYASGNFENIEVLRDNDVLIVRVTERPTIASISFSGNSAIKDEQLQQNLDASGVRMGEALDRTTLSTIEKGLEDFYYSVGKYNAQVQAVVTPLPRNRADLKFVFSEGVSAKIQQINFLGNEEFSDRELLSRFNLNVNVAWWNFLADDKYQKQVLAGDIEALRSYYLDRGFLKFQVDSTQVAISPDKKGVYITLGLIEGEPYSVKEVNFRGDLIGKESEFKALVPFKSGDTYNGSEVTGLEESVKRILGEAGYAYPQVTTIPEFDDENQEVSLLVNVEAGNRIYVRDIRFTGNNSTKDEVLRREMRQMEGSWLNSQSIETSKNRLNRLGFFETVDVQTVRVPGSDDQVDLVYNVKEANSGSVNFGVGYGTESGVSFQVGLQQDNFLGSGNRVGISAMMNDYQKNVSLDYRDPYWNIDGVSLAGSIFYNEFEASEAGIIDYTNESYGTSVTWGFPFDELNRFEFGLGYTHNNIGNVPTYDQAQRFARSIGQGGQNEITTDDFDVNISWTRNNLNRGYFPTAGNHQRAFAKITTPGSDAKYFKVQYDVRQYMPLTEKHDFSLLMRGRLGYGNGYGTTGDSDNILPFYENYYAGGFTTLRGFRSNTAGPKAVYTNYGSSNNGTVSATDDSVGGNAIALASLELIFPTPFASDEARSQIRTSAFIDAASVWDTEFFYNKDSSISGGGQYYYDYSDWGNYRASYGVALQWMSPMGPLVFSLAKPIKIYEGDDDEFFTFTIGRTF; from the coding sequence ATGGCGATGAAAAAGACGCTACTTGCAACTCTGCTTGCAACTAGCCTGTCCGCGAATGGAGCTGAAGGTTTTGTGGTACAAGACATTCAGATCGAAGGACTCCAGCGTGTAGCACTCGGTGCTGCGCTACTTAATATGCCAGTACGTGTTGGCGATGAAGTTGGTGAACAAGATGTTGCTGATATCATTCGCTCACTCTACGCGTCAGGTAACTTTGAAAATATCGAAGTGCTACGTGACAACGATGTGTTGATTGTTCGCGTGACTGAGCGCCCGACGATTGCGAGCATTTCGTTTTCTGGTAACAGCGCAATTAAAGACGAGCAGCTTCAGCAGAACCTTGACGCTTCTGGCGTTCGTATGGGTGAAGCACTTGACCGCACAACACTCTCAACGATTGAGAAAGGTCTAGAAGACTTTTACTACAGTGTGGGTAAATACAACGCGCAGGTTCAAGCCGTTGTCACGCCACTACCGCGTAATCGTGCCGACTTGAAATTTGTCTTTAGTGAAGGTGTCTCAGCTAAGATCCAGCAGATTAACTTTCTCGGTAATGAAGAGTTTTCTGACAGAGAGCTCTTGAGCCGCTTTAATCTGAATGTGAACGTGGCTTGGTGGAACTTTTTAGCGGATGACAAATATCAGAAACAGGTCCTTGCCGGTGATATTGAAGCCCTTCGCTCGTACTATCTAGACCGTGGTTTCCTTAAGTTCCAAGTTGACTCGACACAAGTGGCGATCTCACCAGATAAAAAAGGAGTGTATATCACTCTTGGCCTGATTGAGGGTGAACCGTATTCGGTTAAAGAGGTGAACTTCCGCGGTGACTTGATTGGTAAAGAATCTGAGTTTAAGGCTTTAGTGCCGTTTAAATCTGGTGATACCTACAACGGCTCGGAAGTAACAGGCTTAGAAGAGAGCGTTAAGCGCATTCTTGGTGAAGCGGGTTACGCCTACCCACAGGTGACAACTATCCCTGAATTTGACGATGAGAACCAAGAGGTTTCACTGTTAGTCAACGTTGAAGCGGGTAACCGTATTTACGTTCGTGATATTCGTTTTACTGGTAATAACTCAACTAAAGATGAAGTACTGCGCCGTGAAATGCGTCAGATGGAGGGCAGCTGGCTTAACTCTCAATCGATTGAGACCAGTAAGAACCGTTTGAACCGTCTGGGCTTTTTTGAAACGGTAGATGTACAAACTGTACGTGTCCCGGGCAGTGATGACCAAGTTGACTTGGTGTACAACGTGAAAGAGGCGAACTCGGGCAGCGTCAATTTCGGTGTCGGTTACGGTACTGAATCGGGTGTGAGTTTCCAGGTTGGTCTGCAGCAAGACAACTTCTTAGGTTCAGGTAACCGCGTTGGTATTAGCGCGATGATGAACGATTACCAGAAGAACGTTAGCTTAGACTACCGTGACCCATACTGGAACATCGACGGTGTGAGTTTAGCCGGTTCGATCTTCTACAACGAGTTTGAGGCTTCTGAAGCCGGTATCATCGACTATACCAACGAAAGTTACGGTACGTCGGTAACATGGGGTTTCCCATTTGATGAGTTGAACCGCTTTGAATTTGGTTTGGGCTATACCCATAACAATATCGGTAATGTACCGACGTATGACCAGGCACAGCGTTTTGCGCGCAGTATCGGCCAAGGTGGTCAAAATGAGATCACGACTGATGACTTTGACGTCAATATTTCGTGGACGCGTAATAACCTTAACCGAGGTTATTTCCCAACGGCGGGTAACCACCAACGTGCTTTTGCCAAGATCACGACACCTGGCTCAGACGCAAAATATTTCAAAGTGCAATACGACGTTCGCCAATACATGCCTCTAACCGAAAAGCATGACTTCTCGCTCTTGATGCGTGGTCGCCTTGGTTACGGCAACGGTTATGGCACTACGGGTGACAGTGATAACATTCTACCGTTTTACGAGAACTACTATGCCGGTGGCTTTACCACATTGCGTGGTTTCCGTTCTAATACAGCAGGTCCTAAAGCGGTTTATACCAACTATGGTAGTTCGAACAATGGTACGGTGTCAGCGACAGATGATTCAGTGGGTGGTAACGCCATTGCACTTGCTAGTCTTGAGTTAATTTTCCCAACGCCATTTGCATCCGATGAAGCGCGCAGCCAGATTCGCACCAGTGCCTTTATTGATGCGGCAAGTGTTTGGGATACCGAGTTCTTCTACAATAAAGACAGCTCAATCAGCGGTGGTGGTCAGTATTACTACGATTACTCTGACTGGGGGAACTACCGAGCGTCTTACGGTGTCGCACTACAGTGGATGTCGCCAATGGGTCCATTGGTCTTCTCGCTAGCGAAACCAATCAAGATTTACGAAGGTGATGATGACGAATTCTTTACATTCACTATTGGACGTACTTTCTAA